A genomic window from Prunus persica cultivar Lovell chromosome G2, Prunus_persica_NCBIv2, whole genome shotgun sequence includes:
- the LOC18785999 gene encoding soluble inorganic pyrophosphatase 1, giving the protein MADEESEVQAVPRQKAPKLNERILSSLSRKSVAAHPWHDLEIGPKAPYIFNCVVEITKGSKVKYELDKKTGLIKVDRILYSSVVYPHNYGFIPRTLCEDNDPLDVLVLMQEPVLPGCFLRAKAIGLMPMIDQGEKDDKIIAVCADDPAYNHYTDIKELPPHRLCEIRRFFEDYKKNENKEVAVDQFLPSHNAAEAIQYSMDLYAEYIMLTLRR; this is encoded by the exons ATGGCTGATGAAGAAAGTGAAGTTCAAGCAGTACCACGCCAAAAAGCTCCCAAGTTAAATGAGAGGATTCTTTCATCTCTGTCGAGGAAATCAGTTGCTGCACATCCGTGGCATGATcttgaaattg GACCTAAAGCTCCCTATATTTTCAATTGT GTTGTTGAGATAACAAAGGGAAGCAAGGTCAAATATGAGCTTGACAAGAAGACAGGACTAATTAAG GTTGATCGGATTTTGTACTCGTCAGTGGTCTATCCTCATAACTATGGTTTCATCCCTCGCACCTTGTGTGAAGACAATGATCCACTGGATGTGTTAGTTCTCATGCAG GAACCTGTTCTTCCTGGTTGTTTTCTGAGAGCCAAAGCCATTGGACTAATGCCTATGATTGACCAG GGAGAGAAAGATGACAAGATCATTGCAGTCTGTGCCGATGATCCAGCTTATAATCACTACACTGACATCAAAGAGCTTCCCCCTCATCGCCTTTGTGAGATTCGTCGCTTCTTTGAAGACT ACAAGAAGAATGAGAACAAAGAGGTTGCAGTTGACCAGTTTTTGCCTTCCCACAATGCTGCTGAAGCCATCCAGTACTCTAT GGACCTTTATGCAGAGTACATAATGCTCACCCTAAGGCGATAA
- the LOC18785044 gene encoding soluble inorganic pyrophosphatase 1, whose translation MSEGSEEPKPQRAPKLNERILSSLSRRSVAAHPWHDLEIGPTAPHLFNVVVEITKGSKVKYELDKKTGLIKVDRILYSSVVYPHNYGFIPRTLCEDNDPLDVLVIMQEPVLPGCFLRARAIGVMPMIDQGEKDDKIIAVCADDPEYTHYTELNDLPPHRLSEIRRFFEDYKKNENKEVAVNAFLPAAAALEAIQYSMDLYAEYIMHTLRR comes from the exons ATGTCTGAAGGAAGCGAAGAACCTAAACCGCAAAGAGCTCCCAAGTTAAATGAGAGGATTCTTTCATCTTTGTCAAGGAGATCAGTTGCTGCACATCCTTGGCATGATcttgaaattg GACCTACTGCACCCCACCTTTTCAACGTT GTTGTTGAGATAACCAAGGGAAGCAAAGTCAAATATGAACTTGACAAGAAGACAGGACTCATTAAG GTTGATCGGATTTTGTATTCATCGGTCGTGTATCCTCACAATTATGGTTTCATCCCTCGCACCTTGTGTGAAGACAATGATCCACTGGATGTTTTAGTTATCATGCAG GAACCTGTCCTTCCTGGTTGTTTTCTGCGAGCCAGAGCCATTGGAGTAATGCCCATGATTGACCAG GGAGAGAAAGATGATAAGATCATCGCAGTCTGTGCAGATGATCCAGAGTATACGCATTACACTGAACTCAATGACCTTCCCCCTCATCGCCTTTCTGAGATCCGTCGCTTCTTTGAAGACT ACAAGAAGAATGAGAACAAAGAGGTTGCAGTAAACGCCTTTTTGCCTGCAGCCGCTGCTCTTGAAGCTATCCAGTACTCAAT GGACCTTTACGCTGAGTACATAATGCACACCTTAAGGCGGTAA
- the LOC18785489 gene encoding probably inactive receptor-like protein kinase At2g46850 has protein sequence MLPLYLASFLLLGLFNCLSISHSLHEHQKLEQPNLLHNQLCHEKCGQLQLPFPFHLNKSCSSVSDAFHLSCLNSTALFLNIGSESYRVLEFFSDGLLVDFPGSSSCRQYNDLNSFDFLGNDHFGVSVENVIGLYDCEDSSLCKTECETNDLPGCDGNVNGSPACCYPLSDHSVWHLGEKFSVFSKFGCRGFSSWVVQRGSNLGKRGVKLEWAVPRNSSKGVCASNAYITNATVVEAGVRCICEDGFLGDGFATGEGCIKSCIKDRKEAYGNDCLKKKRGGKKLVILAGVLAPVFIIASLIALLCLLKYPAKPGTFDPAQKPDFQSTISFRKASRTRLFTYHELEEATKGFEEGQKLLSGNNGTIFAGVLGDGSHIAVHKVECENEKDLIQVLSQIEVLSAVLHRNIARLLGCCIDLAYTPLLVYEYPANSTLEEHLHQRGGQNVALDWYKRLSIAAETASVLAFLQYEISPPIFHCDLKPAYIFIDENFSSKVAGFGLLITSLGDGSQSHNHEDSRFHKNDVYAFGVMLLEIIAGSNCLDLPTVALQKIRSGKLEEIVDPHLYYHEQPSYRREQIEIVADLAMRCLLFGGDGKLGMYDVARELVHIRRDSSDGGSKRGPALEETFSNSSLLQMISMSPDSTYVP, from the exons ATGTTACCTCTATATCTGGCTTCCTTTCTTCTCCTTGGACTCTTTAATTGCCTATCAATTTCTCATTCCCTCCATGAACACCAGAAACTAGAACAACCCAATTTGCTTCACAACCAGCTGTGCCATGAAAAATGTGGACAACTTCAACTACCATTTCCATTTCACTTGAACAAGTCTTGTAGTTCAGTCTCTGATGCTTTCCATCTCTCATGCCTAAACTCAACTGCCCTTTTCCTCAACATTGGTTCCGAAAGCTACCGGGTGCTAGAATTCTTCTCTGATGGTCTACTAGTGGACTTTCCAGGCTCCTCTTCTTGCCGTCAGTACAATGACTTGAACTCCTTTGATTTCTTGGGAAATGACCACTTTGGTGTCTCAGTTGAGAATGTAATTGGTTTGTATGATTGTGAGGACTCTTCTCTGTGCAAGACAGAATGTGAAACAAATGATTTGCCTGGTTGTGACGGCAATGTGAATGGTTCTCCTGCTTGCTGTTACCCTCTCTCTGATCATAGTGTGTGGCATTTGGGCGAAAAGTTTTCGGTGTTTTCCAAGTTTGGATGCAGAGGATTTTCCAGTTGGGTTGTTCAAAGAGGGTCCAACTTGGGAAAACGAGGGGTAAAATTGGAATGGgcagtaccaaggaactcatCCAAGGGAGTTTGTGCTAGCAATGCTTACATTACTAATGCCACAGTGGTTGAAGCAGGGGTGAGGTGCATCTGTGAAGATGGGTTCCTTGGAGATGGGTTTGCAACTGGGGAAGGATGCATCAAAT CCTGCATCAAGGACAGAAAGGAAGCATATGGGAATGATTGCTTGAAGAAAAAGCGTGGTGGAAAAAAACTTGTAATTTTAGCAG GAGTTCTTGCTCCAGTTTTCATCATAGCCTCCTTGATTGCACTGTTGTGTCTACTAAAGTATCCTGCTAAACCAGGGACATTTGATCCTGCTCAGAAACCCGACTTTCAAAGCACCATATCATTCCGGAAAGCTAGTAGGACCCGGCTATTCACTTACCATGAGCTAGAGGAAGCTACCAAAGGATTCGAAGAGGGTCAGAAACTTTTAAGTGGAAACAATGGCACTATCTTTGCTGGGGTTCTAGGGGATGGATCGCACATTGCTGTGCACAAGGTAGAATGTGAGAATGAAAAAGACCTCATTCAAGTCCTATCACAAATCGAGGTTTTATCTGCTGTTCTACACCGGAATATAGCCCGATTACTTGGATGCTGTATTGACTTGGCCTACACTCCACTACTAGTATACGAATATCCTGCAAACAGTACCCTAGAGGAACATTTACATCAAAGAGGAGGACAAAATGTTGCTCTTGACTGGTACAAGAGGCTGAGCATTGCTGCTGAAACAGCTAGTGTTCTTGCCTTTTTGCAGTATGAGATTTCTCCTCCCATTTTCCACTGTGACCTCAAACCTGCTTACATTTTCATTGATGAAAACTTTTCCAGTAAAGTTGCTGGGTTTGGGCTACTGATTACAAGTCTTGGAGATGGTTCTCAGTCACACAACCATGAAGATTCGcgttttcacaaaaatgatGTGTATGCTTTTGGTGTCATGCTTCTTGAGATTATTGCAGGCTCAAATTGCTTGGACTTGCCTACAGTAGCCCTGCAAAAGATAAGGAGTGGCAAGCTAGAAGAGATTGTGGATCCACATCTCTACTATCACGAGCAACCTTCGTATAGGCGCGAGCAGATAGAGATTGTTGCAGACCTTGCCATGAGGTGCCTGTTGTTTGGTGGAGATGGAAAGCTGGGAATGTATGATGTTGCCAGGGAACTAGTACATATTAGAAGAGACAGCAGTGATGGAGGTAGCAAGAGGGGGCCTGCACTGGAGGAAACATTTTCAAACTCCAGCCTACTTCAGATGATATCCATGTCTCCTGATTCAACATATGTGCCTTGA